One Verrucomicrobiota bacterium genomic window, CGGATCAGCGAAAGCGTGCCGTCGAAATCAAACAGCACATGACCGATTTGCGGACGCGGCGCAAAATCGGGGCTGAACTCAACCAGACCGGTAAACGATACCGCAGAAAACATGGCGCATCTGATAAGCCGGATGCAGGCAAAAGTCAACGACGACTCACCCACGCATCGATTCCCGACGCCTTCAGCGACGACGGGTTGGATGGAAGAACGCCGTCTCGCGCGGACACGCGCGGCCTCGATCGCTCAGTAGTGGTGAAAGATGCTCGCCAGCAGCAGCAACTCCGGATGGGTCGCAGAAAGTTTCGGCAAAACCACGCGGATGCGAGAGCGATAGGCCACCAGCTTTTCGCGCAAGTGCTGCAAGTCTTCCACCTTGTCCCAACGAAGCTTGTGCAAGTCGAGCACCAGGCGGCTCTTGCTCCGGGCGAGAGAATCACGGATGCGCTGGCCCAGACTTTCCGCATCGGCCGCTGACAGGACGCCTTCGACCCGCATCCACACCTGCTGCCTGGCATGTTGCAATTCGACCCGCACGGAGAAATTCGGCGCGAAATCCTTCACGTGGAATTCCTGCCAGAGGTGGAAGGCGTTCCAGCGCTTGTCCGGGATGCGATACGTCGTGCGTTGCAGCTTGGGATGCTGTAAGAAGTCAAATTTCAAGGTCAGGCTCGTCCACAGCGCCGCGCCCACCGCCAGGACGGACTTGAATCGCTCGCCCAGCGCAGGGCGGCCCAGTTCGCTGTGAAGGCGTTGCTCCAACTCACCGATCCAGCGTCGCACGGCAGCGTTGGGTCCGAGCAGTCTGCCCGCGAGGAACACGGGATAGGCCACCCGCAACTCCCGGGCGTAGTAATTCGCTTTCTGGCGCAAAATGGGATTCGGTGAATCCTTGAGCTTCTGATAGCCCAGCAGGCGCGCTTCCAACACCCGATAAATGCTCGGCCCGAGCCGTTGAAAATCCTGCTCGAAACACCAGCGCTGGATGTCTTCGATCTGCCCGGGTGAAAGCGTCGGATGTTTGATCATCGTGCGGAATCCGTCCGCGCGCCGGTAGAATAAATCCTTGTCGCTCGTGTAAACGTCCTGCAACAGATTCTCCTTGATGATCCGTTCATAAAACGGCGTGCCAGGGACGGGGCCATAAATCAAAAATTGCGCCAGCGCCGGTTTGAGCTTCAGCAGGCCGGCGAGTTCCTCCGCCACGACTTCCTGATTCTGGTAATCGAAGCCCACAATCATGGACGCCAGCACCGTGATGCCGTGCTCGCGAAACTCCGTGAGAATTTCCGCGATGGGCCGGCCCTGCTGCTTGGCGTAATTGGATCGCGTGCCTTCGTAGCCAATCCAGAATCCGTCAATCCCCATCTCCAGGATTTCTTCCACGGTGTATTGGCTGATCGCCTTGATGCTGGAGAAGGCGAAGATCGAAAGTTTCTTGCCGCCCTTGATCACGCACTCGCGGAATTCCATCGCGCGCTTTTTGTTGAGCAGGAAATCCTCGTCCAGAATCAGGAAGACCAGGCTGGGGTCCATGTCGAGGTAGCGTTCTGCGACATTGTAAATGTCGCGCCCGGTCGGCAGCAGCTTGATGTGTTTGCGCGAGAAGAAGTGCGACGTGCAGCAAAAATCACAGCCATTCGGGCAGCCGAGGCCGGCGAAGATTTTTCCCGTGCCTGACACCTTCCAGCCGAAGACCTTGAGCCAGCTCACGATGAGTGGATGCTTGTAAGGCATGGGAATTTCCGGTTCGTTCAACAAGCGACGAAAGAAGGCCACACCTTCTTCGCGGCAGATGTAATCGCCGTATGGCTTGAGCACATCGTCCTTCAACACCGTGCCGTAGCCGCCCAAAACGATCTTGCTGTTCGGCGCGTACTTGCGGATCAGGGCCACGGCTTCCTTCATCTTGTGGATCACCGCCATGATGAAGGAAATGCCCACGTAATCGTAACCCTTCTTGAGTTCCCGGATCAGTTCACGCTTGGACGGGTATTGCAACACCACGGTCGGCACGTCGAGATTCTCCGCGATGTATTCAAGGCCAAAATGAATGTTGACCGTGCGCGGACTGAAGATGCCCTGGGCGCGCAGCACCTGCCGGTAAAGGAGTTCATAACCGACCGACGACGCATCGCCCTGTTTCGGTCCGATCGGACGGCAGACACTGGTCAAAAGAATTTTCATAATCGTGCACTACGACAACGGTGTTTCAGACAAGAGGGAATCGCGGCTCGACGGCTCGAACTGAAGCGAGATCGGACGGTTGCCACTCGGCTGACTCCAATAGACGACCTACGCAATGCGAAGTCAAAACGCGATTCGATTAATTGCTGACCGTCCCTTGTTGCGCGGATGACATTTATGGCCGTGGTCAGCGCAAAGAGAGTTCTGCCCGAGAGCATTGGGCGCGAGAGATGCAGGTCACTGCTTTCCGTCCACAAATTCCCGTGCCTCGTCCAAGGCGAATTGTCGAGTGCCACGAGCGGCGACCCCAAGCAACTCCCGGTAGAAAGTCCGGGCCGAGGAATCGTCGCCAGTGGCACGTGCCGCGCGAGCTGCACCCAGCAGGCTATTGAAGCGGCGCGGGTAAAGCTCCAACGAAAGTTTGTAGGCAGCGAGCGCTTCTGCCGGGCGCTTCTGTTCGAGGAGAAGGTCTCCCAAAAGCTCGTGGGCCGGCAGGGTCGGCCCGGGAGTCACGGCGTGCTTCGGCGTCGATCCTTCAAGACTGGTCGCCTCACTCATCAGCGCGAGGCTGGATTTCCTGTCCTGCCCTGCGTGCGCGAGCCAGGCTTCCACTTCAAGACCAAGGACGCGAATATTGCGAGCAAACAGCTCCTCACCGGTCTTCGCCGCCGCGGTTGCGTAGTTGCAGACCAGTGCGATACTCAAAGCAACTTCCAGTTGGCGAAAGATTGGTTTTTGCATTGAACACCAAGCGCTGCGTGCTCGTGAATCAGCGAGTTTCAGCGGAGGAACGCGAGTTCAGCACTTCCAACGCCCGCACCGTCGCGGCACCGCGGGTTTCGACGCCGAGTTTTTCGAACATTTCCTGGACGTGCTTCTTCACGGTGGACTCGGTGATGCCGAGGATGGTGGCGATGTCCGAATTCGTTTTGCCCTGGGCGAGCCAGAGCAGGGCCTCGGCGGCGCGCGGCGTGAGGCCGAGCGCGAGCAAGGGTTCAAACGAGGAAAAGTCGGGTTTGAATTCGCGTTTCAACTGCTGTTCCGATCGACGCAGGCGCGTTTCTATCGCTCGGACCAGGTCGGCGTTGGCGACGGGCTTGGTGAGATAATCATCCGCGCCCAAATTCATCCCGCTGCGAAGGTCGTCCTTCTCGCCCTTGGCGGTGAGAAAGATAAATGGAATCGGCGCGAGCGCGGCATCCGCTTGGAGGGCCTGGAGGACACCGTGGCCGTCCAGTTCTGGCATCATGACGTCGCACAGGATCAAGTCGGGCTTTTCACGGCGCGCCGCCTCGACCCCCGCGCGCCCGTTTTCAGCCGCGATGGGTTCGTAATCGTAGTAGCGGAGGAGCGCGGTGATGTTTCTGCGCATCTCCGGTTCGTCCTCGATGACCAAGATCTTTTTCATGCTTTTGTATTTCGTTTGCCGACATTCCTCGGGCAACGGCAGCGCGTTTGGAGTTCCGCCTTCAGGCGGTCCGGGCCGCGTAAACGCGGGACTCCAAACGGAAGTTTCATGCTCGTTTAGAAAACTTTCAATCTGACCGTCACCGCAGTGCCCTCGCCGATTTTGCTATGCAACTGCACCTTCCCGCCGTGCAGTTCGGCGCAGCGTTTCACCAGGAGCAAGCCAAGGCCCGTGCCCGGTCGTGTCCCGACGTTGCTGCCGCGGTGAAAGGCTTTGAACAACTGCTGCTGATCATCCTCCGAAATGCCAATCCCTGTGTCCCGAATCACACACACCGCGTCCCGCCCTTGCCGTTCAACCAGGAAATGCACCGTTGCTCCCGGCTCGGAATATTTCACGGCGTTGCTCAAGAGATTGGTGAATATGTGTCCGAGCAGCCGTTCATCCGCCTGCGCTTCCGTGGGGATGGAGTTCAGCGAAAGCGCGATGGGGCATCGGCGGTTGGTCGCCGAAAGAACTTCATCCACCATGCGGCGGCAGAAGAGGTTCAGGTCTAGCGCGCCGGGTTGGAAGTCCAGTTTGCCCGCGTCGAGGCGGCTGAGGACGAGGACTTCTTCCATCATCCCAGCCATGCGGCGGGCATTCCGACTGATGGATTCCAGGTGGTCCTCTCGTTCGCCGGGCGGCATTTTCTGGTAGAACTCACGCAACAGTTCCGCCGAGGACTGGATGATGCCGAGCGGCGTGCGAAACTC contains:
- a CDS encoding tetratricopeptide repeat protein, which codes for MQKPIFRQLEVALSIALVCNYATAAAKTGEELFARNIRVLGLEVEAWLAHAGQDRKSSLALMSEATSLEGSTPKHAVTPGPTLPAHELLGDLLLEQKRPAEALAAYKLSLELYPRRFNSLLGAARAARATGDDSSARTFYRELLGVAARGTRQFALDEAREFVDGKQ
- a CDS encoding response regulator transcription factor gives rise to the protein MKKILVIEDEPEMRRNITALLRYYDYEPIAAENGRAGVEAARREKPDLILCDVMMPELDGHGVLQALQADAALAPIPFIFLTAKGEKDDLRSGMNLGADDYLTKPVANADLVRAIETRLRRSEQQLKREFKPDFSSFEPLLALGLTPRAAEALLWLAQGKTNSDIATILGITESTVKKHVQEMFEKLGVETRGAATVRALEVLNSRSSAETR